The sequence below is a genomic window from Flavobacterium lipolyticum.
ATAAAAATCAGCCAAAACAATCGCAGCCATTGCTTCGACAATTGGCACTGCGCGAGGCACTACACACGGATCATGACGGCCTTTACCGGTCATTGGTGTAATATTTCCTTTATTGTCTAATGAATCCTGAGTCTGCATGATAGTCGCAACAGGTTTGAAAGCTACTCTGAAGTAAATATCCATTCCGTTGCTTATCCCTCCCTGAATTCCTCCGGAAAGATTTGTTTTTGTAGTTCCGTCGGGATTGTATAAATCGTTGTGCTCACTTCCTTTCATTTCAGAACCCGAAAATCCGCTTCCGTATTCAAAACCTTTTACGGCATTGATCGAAAGCATGGCTTTTCCTAATTCAGCATGCAGTTTATCAAAAACCGGCTCTCCTAAACCTACCGGAACATTTTGAATGACACAGGAAACTACACCTCCAACGGTATCTCCTTGTTTGCGGATATCGCGAATATATTCTTCCATAATCGCTGCCGATTTTTCATCCGGACAACGAACAGGATTGCTCTCTATTTTAGAAAAAT
It includes:
- the aroC gene encoding chorismate synthase yields the protein MAGNSYGNLYKVTTFGESHGEALGGIIDGCPSGIELDLDAIEVEMSRRKPGQSAIVTQRKEPDAVQFLSGIFEGKTTGTPIGFIIPNTNQKSDDYSHIKDNYRPSHADYVYDQKYGFRDYRGGGRSSARETASRVVAGAIAKQMLPEIKINAYVSSVGPIHLDTPYQDLDFSKIESNPVRCPDEKSAAIMEEYIRDIRKQGDTVGGVVSCVIQNVPVGLGEPVFDKLHAELGKAMLSINAVKGFEYGSGFSGSEMKGSEHNDLYNPDGTTKTNLSGGIQGGISNGMDIYFRVAFKPVATIMQTQDSLDNKGNITPMTGKGRHDPCVVPRAVPIVEAMAAIVLADFYLINKTYL